In Elaeis guineensis isolate ETL-2024a chromosome 1, EG11, whole genome shotgun sequence, a genomic segment contains:
- the LOC105038724 gene encoding cytochrome P450 71A9 → MAICIIFAWLLFVTLASLLLSFRYKRMEQRKAVYKLPPGPKKLPIIGNLHQVGSLPHHSLWQLSQKYGPLMYLELGSMPTVVISSAEMAREVMKTHDLDFCSRPRLVYACKFSYNFLSISFLPYGEYWREMRKICILELFSARRVQSFQFIREEEISLMIDSIAHSSATPINLSKLMVTLANNIICRAAMGKKYQEGEDIFHGLLIEAKALATSFYIADFFPSIGWMDKLTGLAGRLEKNFSMFDAFYEQVIGEHLDPERTRPEHEDIIDVLLRLQRDGHLTKDHIKAVLMDIFIAGTDTASATLEWAMAELARHPRLMKKAQEEIRASLGTKGKVEEGDLHQLQYLKSVVKETWRLHSPVPLLLPRESIRHSRIHGYDILPNTRVYVNAWGIAKDPKSWDDPEEFIPERFMDSSIDYKGHNFEFIPFGSGRRICPGMNLGTLTVELALASMLYHFDWELPVGMTREDIDMNEAPGITVHKSSALHLVAINHHIKK, encoded by the exons ATGGCTATCTGCATCATATTCGCATGGCTTCTTTTTGTCACGCTTGCCTCCCTTCTCCTTTCTTTCAGATACAAAAGAATGGAACAACGAAAGGCAGTGTACAAGCTCCCTCCTGGCCCGAAGAAGCTTCCCATAATTGGGAACCTGCATCAAGTTGGTAGCCTGCCTCATCACTCCTTATGGCAACTCTCTCAAAAATATGGCCCTCTCATGTATTTAGAACTAGGTAGCATGCCAACAGTAGTCATCTCATCTGCTGAGATGGCCAGAGAAGTAATGAAAACTCATGATCTTGACTTCTGCTCGAGGCCCCGCCTTGTTTATGCCTGCAAATTTTCTTACAACTTCTTGAGTATAAGCTTCTTACCCTATGGTGAATATTGGAGAGAGATGAGAAAGATATGCATCCTTGAACTTTTCAGTGCCAGGAGGGTGCAATCATTTCAATTTATAAGGGAAGAAGAGATTTCACTAATGATCGATAGTATCGCTCATTCTTCAGCGACTCCTATAAATCTTAGCAAGTTGATGGTGACACTGGCAAATAATATAATTTGCAGAGCTGCGATGGGTAAGAAGTACCAAGAAGGTGAGGATATATTTCACGGGCTTCTCATCGAAGCAAAGGCATTAGCCACTAGTTTTTATATTGCAGACTTCTTCCCATCAATAGGTTGGATGGACAAGCTAACGGGACTTGCAGGTAGGCTCGAGAAGAACTTTAGTATGTTTGATGCTTTCTATGAGCAGGTCATCGGTGAGCACCTTGATCCCGAGAGGACAAGACCCGAACATGAAGACATAATTGATGTATTACTTCGGTTACAAAGGGATGGACATCTAACAAAAGATCACATAAAAGCAGTGCTAATG GATATCTTCATTGCTGGAACAGACACAGCTTCTGCAACCTTAGAATGGGCTATGGCGGAGCTTGCAAGACACCCAAGGCTGATGAAGAAAGCTCAAGAAGAAATAAGAGCCTCTTTAGGAACTAAAGGGAAGGTGGAAGAAGGAGATCTTCACCAGCTTCAATACCTCAAGTCTGTGGTGAAAGAAACGTGGAGGCTGCACTCTCCTGTTCCATTACTGCTTCCTCGAGAGTCCATAAGACACTCTAGGATTCATGGATATGATATCCTGCCAAACACTAGAGTGTATGTCAATGCTTGGGGGATAGCAAAAGATCCTAAATCATGGGATGACCCTGAAGAGTTCATTCCTGAGAGATTCATGGATAGTTCTATAGACTACAAAGGACATAATTTCGAGTTCATACCATTCGGTTCTGGTCGAAGAATCTGCCCTGGAATGAATTTGGGGACTTTGACAGTGGAGCTAGCACTTGCAAGCATGTTGTACCATTTTGACTGGGAACTGCCTGTTGGGATGACCAGAGAAGACATCGACATGAACGAGGCACCAGGAATTACGGTGCACAAGAGTTCTGCTCTGCACCTTGTAGCCATAAACCACCACATCAAGAAATAA